In Capsicum annuum cultivar UCD-10X-F1 chromosome 7, UCD10Xv1.1, whole genome shotgun sequence, one genomic interval encodes:
- the LOC107852616 gene encoding putative pentatricopeptide repeat-containing protein At3g15130: MNERQKLAELLRNCSKILSLDVGKQVHGVILRMGYVFDLMICNDLIDMYGKCRRVELARSVFDKMPERNVVSWTALMCGYLQQGNAQESLLLFGRMLLSNVKPNEYTYSTNLKACGFVGVVENGRQIHGLCAKSGFGEYLVAGNSIIDMYSRCGKLGDAEKKFHEMPEKSLITWNVMIGGYAMGGFGDKSLFLFKQMQQGGEMPDEFTFASTLKACSCFKAVREGSQIHGFLITRGFRISSQKVIAGALIDLYVKSGNLFEAHKVFSQVEQKSVISWTTLTVGYAQAGKLTEAMDLFEQLRESSITLDGFVLSSMMGIFADFALVELGKQLHCCAVKIPAGLDISVLNSIMDMYIKCGLIEEAETLFDVVPQKNVISWTVMITGYGKYGLGGEAVELFKKMHMDSIEPDEVSYLALLTACSHSGLIPESEEYFLKLCNSNHLKPSVEHYACMVDILGRAGRLREAKAVIENMPVKQNVGIWQTLLGACRVHKNVEIGREVGEILLKLDGNNPVNYVMMSNIFADARLWEECEGLRGLVKTKGLRKEAGQSWVEIDKKMHFFYNRDETHPLTKSIHEFLYKMEKRMKDELGYTREVSFSLHDVEDETRDEGLRFHSEKLAIGLALLSGGDEFEGKPIYVFKNLRVCGDCHEYIKGLSKILTKTFLVRDANRFHKFENGTCSCKGYW, from the coding sequence AtgaatgagaggcaaaagttAGCTGAACTACTGAGAAATTGTTCAAAGATTTTGTCTTTAGATGTGGGAAAACAAGTTCATGGAGTTATATTAAGGATGGGTTATGTATTTGATTTGATGATATGTAATGATCTCATTGATATGTATGGGAAATGCAGAAGAGTGGAACTTGCTCGCtcagtgtttgacaaaatgcctgaAAGAAATGTGGTTTCTTGGACGGCTTTAATGTGTGGATATTTACAACAAGGGAATGCTCAAGAATCCTTGTTGCTTTTCGGTAGGATGCTTTTATCGAATGTAAAGCCCAATGAGTACACTTATTCCACTAATTTAAAGGCATGTGGTTTTGTTGGTGTTGTGGAAAATGGACGACAGATTCATGGGTTGTGTGCGAAAAGTGGGTTTGGAGAGTATCTAGTTGCGGGCAATTCAATTATTGATATGTATTCGAGATGTGGGAAACTTGGCGATGCTGAAAAGAAGTTTCATGAAATGCCGGAAAAGAGTCTCATAACTTGGAATGTAATGATAGGAGGATATGCAATGGGAGGATTTGGCGATAAATCTTTGTTTCTGTTCAAACAAATGCAACAAGGAGGAGAAATGCCGGATGAGTTTACGTTTGCAAGCACATTGAAGGCTTGCAGTTGTTTTAAGGCGGTCCGCGAAGGAAGCCAGATTCATGGTTTTCTTATTACTAGGGGATTCCGTATTTCCAGCCAGAAAGTTATTGCAGGCGCTCTTATTGATTTGTATGTCAAATCAGGAAACTTGTTTGAAGCACATAAGGTGTTTAGTCAAGTTGAACAGAAAAGTGTGATATCATGGACAACGTTGACTGTAGGGTATGCACAAGCAGGTAAACTAACAGAGGCAATGGACCTGTTCGAGCAGCTCAGAGAAAGTAGCATCACATTGGATGGGTTTGTGCTGTCAAGCATGATGGGTATCTTCGCTGATTTTGCTCTAGTTGAGCTTGGGAAACAATTGCATTGTTGTGCAGTAAAGATACCTGCGGGTTTAGACATATCTGTATTGAATTCAATCATGGATATGTATATAAAGTGTGGGTTAATAGAGGAAGCCGAAACACTTTTCGATGTTGTGCCACAGAAAAATGTGATTTCATGGACAGTTATGATCACCGGGTATGGGAAATATGGTCTTGGTGGAGAAGCAGTTGAACTATTCAAGAAGATGCATATGGATAGTATTGAGCCTGATGAGGTTTCCTACTTAGCTTTGCTCACAGCTTGTAGTCATTCGGGGCTAATTCCCGAAAGTGAAGAATACTTTTTAAAACTATGCAattcaaatcatttaaaacctTCAGTAGAGCATTATGCTTGCATGGTTGATATCCTTGGTCGAGCTGGACGCCTTAGAGAAGCTAAGGCTGTGATAGAAAACATGCCAGTAAAACAAAATGTTGGTATTTGGCAGACACTGCTTGGTGCATGTAGAGTACACAAGAATGTGGAAATTGGAAGAGAAGTTGGGGAGATTCTCTTAAAATTAGATGGCAATAATCCGGTGAATTATGTTATGATGTCAAACATTTTTGCTGATGCCCGCCTATGGGAAGAATGTGAGGGATTAAGAGGACTTGTGAAAACAAAAGGTTTAAGGAAAGAAGCAGGGCAAAGTTGGGTGGAGATCGACAAGAAGATGCACTTTTTCTACAACAGAGATGAGACACACCCGCTTACTAAATCTATCCATGAGTTTTTGTATAAGATGGAGAAGAGAATGAAAGATGAACTCGGTTACACACGGGAAGTAAGCTTTTCATTACACGATGTTGAAGACGAAACAAGGGATGAGGGCCTGAGATTTCACAGTGAGAAATTGGCAATTGGTTTGGCACTTCTTTCTGGTGGCGATGAGTTTGAGGGGAAGCCAATCTATGTTTTCAAGAATTTGAGAGTTTGTGGAGATTGTCATGAGTACATCAAGGGTTTGTCAAAGATTTTGACGAAAACATTTCTTGTTAGGGATGCCAATCGGTTCCATAAGTTTGAGAATGGAACATGTTCCTGCAAAGGCTATTGGTGA
- the LOC107876346 gene encoding putative UPF0481 protein At3g02645, translated as MALDPTVSSNSSARRWTDRISNALQKEVDIDLNLLPPVCVLQVPKTLTHQKPEAYTPQLIGMAPYHHLRPDLYQMERYKLAAIKDILEHAQIINFEHLLINKLRENDLVVRACYNRYMDIDEETLAWIVAIDGLFLLNILRSAYGNNVCDHHENNIDDSIFTRDFMMLENQMPFVVVRQIRELLHLSPPEDREDAELISMFRRFCEMHSPLPFPSNNEYHRIYTKETQPLHLLDLMYHLILDDRADFASVPIQMSSIIIKHDDKDEEDDQDQATHEDIIHNFGTILEVLEHIGPRDVQKLVKPINQFVANVPWSTISGLFRKGMERNGDEESKNISNIPSASRLWCYARVRCSPIHEGISMIKFEQASSTLYLPVITMNAGSEVILRNLMVYEAAMLKSKLEFARYINLMSGIANATEDVRLLRQDGVIIGDLTDNEIATLFSTMQRSFVRSSGSSNVEIAMEKVNKYYDQRLIVRARKGLKKNIYVSWKFLPVALWIFFVLLLIFQTFCSVYGCHNVWGNRD; from the coding sequence ATGGCATTGGATCCAACTGTTTCCTCAAATTCAAGTGCCAGGAGATGGACAGACCGCATAAGCAATGCCCTTCAAAAAGAAGTTGACATTGACTTGAATCTACTCCCTCCTGTCTGTGTCCTCCAGGTTCCCAAAACACTAACTCACCAGAAACCAGAAGCTTATACTCCTCAGCTCATTGGCATGGCACCCTATCACCATTTAAGACCAGACCTATATCAAATGGAAAGGTACAAACTTGCTGCCATCAAGGACATTCTCGAGCATGCTCAAATCATCAATTTTGAGCACCTCTTGATCAACAAACTCAGAGAGAATGACCTCGTTGTCCGCGCCTGTTATAACCGCTACATGGACATAGATGAGGAGACTTTAGCTTGGATAGTAGCCATAGATGGTCTATTCTTGCTTAACATCCTCCGTTCAGCGTATGGCAACAATGTGTGTGATCatcatgaaaataatattgaTGACTCCATTTTCACCAGAGACTTTATGATGCTGGAGAACCAAATGCCCTTTGTGGTCGTGAGGCAAATCAGAGAGTTACTTCATCTCTCTCCCCCTGAGGACAGAGAAGACGCCGAGTTAATTTCTATGTTTAGGCGCTTCTGTGAAATGCATTCCCCACTTCCTTTTCCCTCAAACAATGAGTACCACAGAATATATACCAAAGAAACTCAACCTCTTCATTTGCTCGATCTTATGTATCATTTAATCCTTGATGATCGTGCAGATTTTGCTTCAGTTCCTATTCAAATGTCATCCATCATTATAAAACATGACgataaagatgaagaagatgatcaAGATCAAGCTACACATGAAGACATCATTCACAACTTTGGAACAATCTTGGAGGTGCTGGAGCATATTGGCCCAAGAGACGTGCAAAAACTTGTAAAGCCCATTAACCAGTTTGTAGCAAATGTGCCATGGTCAACGATTTCCGGGCTATTTAGAAAAGGTATGGAAAGAAATGGAGATGAAGAAAGCAAGAATATCAGTAATATCCCTTCAGCATCCCGATTATGGTGCTATGCCAGAGTCAGATGCAGCCCCATCCATGAGGGTATCAGTATGATTAAATTTGAACAAGCTTCTTCAACTTTATACCTTCCTGTGATCACCATGAATGCTGGCTCAGAAGTCATACTTAGAAACTTGATGGTCTATGAAGCTGCCATGTTGAAATCCAAGCTCGAATTTGCCAGATACATCAATCTAATGAGTGGGATTGCAAATGCTACTGAGGATGTGAGGTTGCTTAGGCAGGATGGTGTTATCATAGGGGATTTGACTGATAATGAAATTGCCACTTTGTTCAGTACCATGCAAAGGTCATTTGTGAGGTCCAGTGGAAGTTCTAATGTGGAGATTGCCATGGAGAAAGTCAACAAATACTATGACCAGAGGCTAATCGTTAGGGCTCGAAAAGGATTGAAGAAAAATATCTATGTTTCTTGGAAGTTCTTGCCTGTTGCTTTGTGGATATTCTTTGTCTTGCTGCTAATTTTCCAGACATTTTGCTCTGTGTATGGCTGCCACAATGTTTGGGGCAATAGGGACTAG